A stretch of the Streptomyces sp. WMMB303 genome encodes the following:
- a CDS encoding PTS ascorbate transporter subunit IIC yields MDWLVTIAAFLGTEILSVPAYLIGLITAAGLTALRKPGGQIAGGAVKATLGFLLISAGAGLVVSALAPLGEMIQGATGAHGVIPTNEAIVGIAQDRFGARVAWLMIAGFALSLLLARFTPLRYVFLTGHHMLFMATLLTMVLATAGLPGWLVVTVGGALLGILLVSMPAFAHPWTKRITRDNSIAVGHFGTAGYITAGAVGRLVGGRSRSTEDMKLPEGMRFLRDSMVATALSMLLIHLVMALLYLADAGEARAFQAFAAAGGTAATGLGDYFMQAVMQGLRFGIAVAVILFGVRTILGELVPAFQGIAHKVVPGAVPALDAPIVFPYAQNAVLVGFLASFTGGLCSLGLLAWLLNPALGLALVLPGLVPHFFTGGAAGVYGNATGGRRGAALGAFCNGVLITLLPAVLLKVLGTFGKENTTFGDADFGWFGTLIGYAGRAGSAVGIALMLAVGALVLAGAVLVQKRVVEPGWDPGAHRDALLPPPATAGPARGAAPGTESAPPGAARIPRPGPAGDTAPRRLPKLPPPAGAPTPPPPPPD; encoded by the coding sequence ATGGACTGGCTGGTCACGATCGCGGCATTCCTCGGCACCGAGATTCTGAGCGTCCCCGCGTACCTCATCGGTCTCATCACGGCGGCCGGTCTGACGGCTCTGCGGAAACCCGGAGGGCAGATCGCCGGTGGGGCCGTCAAGGCGACGCTCGGCTTTCTGCTGATCAGCGCCGGAGCCGGACTCGTCGTCAGCGCGCTGGCTCCGCTGGGCGAGATGATCCAGGGCGCCACCGGGGCGCACGGGGTGATCCCGACCAACGAGGCGATCGTCGGTATCGCGCAGGACCGGTTCGGCGCCCGCGTCGCCTGGCTGATGATCGCGGGATTCGCCCTCTCGCTGCTGCTGGCCCGGTTCACGCCGCTGCGCTATGTCTTCCTCACGGGCCACCACATGCTGTTCATGGCGACCCTGCTGACGATGGTGCTGGCGACCGCGGGCCTGCCCGGGTGGCTCGTGGTGACCGTCGGCGGAGCACTGCTGGGCATCCTCCTCGTCTCGATGCCCGCCTTCGCGCACCCGTGGACCAAGCGGATCACCCGCGACAACAGCATCGCCGTCGGCCACTTCGGCACGGCCGGCTACATCACCGCCGGTGCCGTCGGCCGGCTCGTCGGCGGACGCAGCCGCAGCACCGAGGACATGAAGCTGCCGGAAGGAATGCGGTTCCTGCGCGACTCGATGGTGGCCACCGCGCTGTCCATGCTGCTGATCCACCTCGTCATGGCGCTCCTGTACCTGGCCGACGCGGGTGAGGCGAGGGCCTTCCAGGCGTTCGCCGCCGCCGGCGGGACGGCCGCCACCGGCCTGGGAGACTACTTCATGCAGGCCGTGATGCAGGGCCTCCGGTTCGGCATCGCGGTAGCCGTCATCCTCTTCGGCGTCCGGACGATCCTCGGTGAACTCGTCCCCGCCTTCCAGGGGATCGCACACAAGGTCGTCCCCGGTGCCGTGCCCGCGCTGGACGCGCCCATCGTCTTCCCGTACGCGCAGAACGCGGTGCTCGTCGGATTCCTCGCCAGTTTCACCGGCGGCCTGTGCTCGCTCGGGCTGCTGGCCTGGCTGCTCAACCCCGCCCTCGGCCTGGCGCTGGTGCTTCCGGGGCTGGTGCCGCACTTCTTCACCGGCGGCGCGGCCGGTGTCTACGGGAACGCGACCGGCGGCAGACGGGGTGCCGCGCTGGGCGCGTTCTGCAACGGCGTCCTCATCACCCTGCTGCCCGCCGTGCTGTTGAAGGTGCTGGGCACCTTCGGGAAGGAGAACACCACCTTCGGCGACGCCGACTTCGGCTGGTTCGGCACCCTCATCGGCTATGCGGGCAGGGCGGGCTCGGCGGTCGGCATCGCCTTGATGCTCGCCGTCGGGGCCCTGGTGCTGGCCGGAGCCGTCCTGGTGCAGAAGCGTGTCGTCGAGCCCGGCTGGGACCCCGGCGCCCACCGCGACGCGCTGCTGCCGCCCCCGGCTACGGCGGGACCCGCACGCGGTGCGGCACCCGGCACGGAGTCCGCCCCGCCCGGGGCCGCGCGGATCCCGCGGCCCGGCCCGGCGGGGGACACGGCACCGCGCCGCTTGCCCAAGCTGCCTCCGCCGGCCGGCGCCCCCACACCGCCCCCGCCACCGCCGGACTGA
- a CDS encoding MFS transporter — MTTTVKIQPRALVRASGGPGYAVALVVDALGTGLLRPLLLLYGVSVLRLSAPATGIAMTLGAVVGLVCMPAVGRWLDRGARSTVVAASMLVRVLGVALLLAAPAGNVWLFATAALFLGIGNQAWPAAHAALVATVAHGRERDVALAGGRALRNAGLGTGALLATACLAGGTTALQALAAVTGLAYLAAAALAWSVHVQAHPAAAEAEDGGGEPAPRMRTLLAANIIYVFCLNVPEVALPLVLVTQLHASPVWSGAIFVANTVLVVTLQVPVTVLMSRFSRRSVLALAGVVLTVSYLGFLVATSLGHGWGAPAVAAVSVVCTLGEIGYAGSATALVTALAPAHVLGRALARFQLSTGFGLAVSPAALTALAPHGPAALWGTLAAATLLSTGAVAAERDREGISPAATGPSRAREQGEAGTSRPGVVGSRPAGRGGGVSRRC; from the coding sequence ATGACCACCACCGTCAAGATTCAGCCGCGCGCCCTCGTCCGTGCCTCCGGAGGCCCCGGCTATGCCGTCGCCCTGGTCGTGGACGCGCTCGGCACCGGCCTGCTCCGGCCCCTTCTGCTGCTCTACGGGGTGTCCGTGCTGAGGCTCTCCGCACCGGCCACCGGCATCGCCATGACGCTCGGCGCCGTCGTGGGTCTGGTGTGCATGCCCGCGGTCGGCCGATGGCTGGACCGGGGCGCACGCAGCACGGTCGTGGCGGCTTCGATGCTGGTGCGGGTGCTGGGCGTGGCGCTGCTGCTGGCCGCCCCGGCGGGGAACGTCTGGCTGTTCGCGACAGCCGCGCTCTTCCTCGGCATCGGCAACCAGGCATGGCCGGCCGCTCACGCCGCCCTCGTGGCCACGGTCGCCCACGGCCGGGAGCGCGACGTCGCCCTCGCGGGGGGCCGCGCCCTGCGCAACGCCGGTCTGGGCACCGGTGCCCTCCTCGCCACCGCATGCCTGGCGGGCGGCACCACCGCGTTGCAGGCGCTGGCAGCAGTCACCGGGCTCGCCTACCTCGCGGCGGCGGCCCTGGCGTGGTCGGTCCATGTGCAGGCGCATCCGGCAGCCGCCGAGGCCGAGGACGGGGGCGGCGAGCCCGCGCCCCGGATGCGCACGCTCCTGGCCGCCAACATCATCTATGTCTTCTGCCTCAACGTGCCCGAGGTCGCGCTCCCCCTTGTCCTGGTGACGCAGTTGCACGCCTCCCCGGTGTGGTCGGGCGCCATCTTCGTGGCCAACACGGTGCTGGTGGTCACCCTGCAGGTACCGGTCACCGTCCTGATGTCCCGCTTTTCCCGCCGGTCCGTGCTGGCCCTCGCCGGCGTGGTACTCACCGTGTCCTATCTCGGCTTCCTCGTGGCCACGTCGCTGGGACACGGCTGGGGCGCCCCGGCCGTCGCAGCGGTGTCCGTGGTCTGCACCCTCGGCGAGATCGGCTACGCGGGCAGCGCCACGGCGCTCGTCACCGCGCTCGCCCCGGCGCATGTCCTGGGGCGCGCCCTCGCCCGCTTCCAGCTCTCCACGGGTTTCGGCCTCGCCGTCTCCCCCGCGGCCCTGACCGCTCTCGCCCCGCACGGTCCGGCTGCTCTCTGGGGCACCCTCGCCGCCGCGACGCTCCTCTCCACCGGTGCCGTCGCCGCCGAGCGGGATCGGGAAGGGATCTCACCGGCTGCCACCGGGCCGAGCCGGGCTCGTGAGCAGGGGGAGGCGGGCACCTCCCGGCCGGGAGTGGTGGGGAGCCGTCCGGCCGGGAGGGGAGGAGGCGTCAGCCGCCGATGTTGA
- a CDS encoding aminoglycoside phosphotransferase family protein encodes MATSVAFTEDLAREVLAAATDGAGGTAELLSLGENAVFALDGTVVRIGRDAQLLSRAEHELRVATWLESEGVPAVRAAEPEARLVGGHPVTFWQRLPAAVRPAGPADLAGLLRLVHALPEPPFTLPPRELLGGVERWLRLAGDAVPREDAAFLRARRDDILAALPGLVPHLPPGPLHGDALPRNVHITPQGPLLVDLETFSSDLREHDLVVMTLSRDRYGLPAAEYESFCAGYGWDVREWEGCAVLRGARETASCAWVSQHAPGNPAALSEFRRRVASLRASDPAVRWHPF; translated from the coding sequence ATGGCGACCAGCGTGGCATTCACCGAGGACCTGGCGCGGGAGGTGCTGGCCGCCGCGACGGACGGCGCCGGCGGTACGGCGGAACTGCTGTCCCTCGGCGAGAACGCCGTCTTCGCACTGGACGGGACCGTCGTACGGATCGGTCGGGACGCGCAGCTGCTGTCCCGCGCCGAGCACGAGCTGCGAGTCGCCACCTGGCTGGAGAGCGAGGGAGTGCCCGCCGTCCGCGCAGCGGAGCCGGAGGCCCGCCTGGTCGGTGGGCACCCGGTCACCTTCTGGCAGCGGCTGCCCGCCGCGGTGCGCCCGGCCGGGCCCGCGGACCTGGCCGGACTGCTGCGGCTCGTGCACGCGCTGCCCGAGCCCCCGTTCACGCTGCCGCCCCGGGAACTGCTGGGCGGCGTCGAGCGCTGGCTGCGGCTGGCCGGGGACGCGGTGCCGCGCGAGGACGCGGCGTTCCTGCGGGCGCGCCGGGACGACATCCTCGCCGCACTGCCCGGACTCGTCCCCCACCTGCCGCCCGGCCCGCTGCACGGGGACGCCCTGCCCCGCAACGTCCACATCACCCCGCAGGGGCCACTGCTGGTGGACCTGGAGACGTTCTCCTCCGATCTGCGCGAGCACGATCTGGTCGTGATGACGCTCAGCCGCGACCGGTACGGGCTGCCGGCCGCGGAGTACGAGTCGTTCTGCGCCGGCTACGGCTGGGACGTGCGCGAATGGGAGGGGTGTGCGGTGCTCCGCGGGGCGCGGGAGACCGCGAGTTGCGCATGGGTCTCCCAGCACGCGCCCGGCAACCCCGCGGCCCTGAGCGAGTTCCGGCGCAGGGTGGCCTCGCTGCGCGCCTCCGACCCGGCGGTCCGCTGGCATCCGTTCTGA
- a CDS encoding FGGY family carbohydrate kinase produces MHSPAAPGATAPGPPADPVVAGIDVATAAVRVVCVNARGAVLAEGGAALPQPVRDGGGRSEQDATRWWPAAAQALRRATAALPARGAEVRAVAVSATSGTLVLADAAGRPLGPALMYDDRRAADLNSAAQHSGAARWRALGLTVGPTAALGRAAWYARHTADFPGAARVLHTPELLGRRLTGQPVAADWSHALKTGYDPRTAEWPAEVLDALGIPASWLPPVRPPGSCAGTVCTEAAAETGLPAGCEVRLGMTDGCAGQLATGAVAPGQFVGVLGTTYVLKGVTRELVTDPAGAFYSHRHPEGWWLPGGAANTGGEALAHRTPAHLPGLDEAAAARGPASCVSYPLRREGERFPFVAAAARGFLLGAPADDADRHRADLEGVAFLERLALERVRALGVPVTAPLYAAGGGSRSPLWNRIRATVLDLPLRVADRAETAFGAALLAAVGTLHPSLEQAAAVMAGEGRLIEPVPAEKAALEDSYARFAEELTARGWR; encoded by the coding sequence ATGCACAGCCCAGCCGCGCCTGGAGCCACCGCCCCCGGCCCTCCGGCGGACCCGGTCGTCGCCGGGATCGACGTCGCCACCGCAGCGGTCCGGGTCGTCTGTGTGAACGCCCGCGGGGCAGTGCTCGCCGAGGGCGGCGCTGCGCTGCCGCAACCGGTCCGGGACGGGGGCGGACGCAGTGAGCAGGACGCCACCCGCTGGTGGCCCGCCGCGGCACAGGCGCTGCGCCGGGCCACCGCCGCACTGCCCGCACGCGGTGCCGAGGTACGCGCCGTCGCCGTCTCCGCCACCTCCGGAACCCTCGTGCTGGCGGACGCGGCAGGACGGCCGCTGGGCCCCGCACTGATGTACGACGACCGTCGGGCCGCGGACCTCAACAGCGCGGCGCAGCACAGCGGCGCCGCCCGCTGGCGGGCCCTCGGGCTCACGGTGGGACCCACCGCGGCACTGGGCCGCGCCGCCTGGTACGCCCGGCACACGGCCGACTTCCCGGGCGCCGCGCGGGTGCTCCACACCCCCGAGCTGCTCGGCCGCCGCCTCACCGGGCAGCCGGTCGCCGCCGACTGGAGCCACGCGCTCAAGACCGGCTACGACCCGCGCACGGCCGAGTGGCCGGCGGAGGTCCTGGACGCGCTCGGCATCCCGGCGAGCTGGCTGCCCCCGGTCCGGCCGCCGGGCAGCTGCGCCGGCACCGTCTGCACCGAGGCGGCCGCGGAGACCGGGCTGCCCGCGGGCTGCGAGGTACGGCTCGGGATGACCGACGGCTGCGCGGGACAGCTCGCCACCGGCGCGGTGGCCCCCGGCCAGTTCGTCGGTGTCCTGGGCACCACCTACGTCCTGAAGGGGGTCACCCGCGAGCTGGTCACCGATCCGGCCGGCGCCTTCTACAGCCATCGGCACCCGGAGGGCTGGTGGCTGCCCGGCGGCGCCGCCAACACCGGGGGCGAGGCGCTGGCCCACCGCACCCCCGCACACCTGCCCGGGCTCGACGAGGCGGCGGCCGCACGCGGCCCCGCCTCCTGCGTCAGCTATCCGCTCCGCCGCGAGGGCGAGCGCTTCCCGTTCGTGGCGGCTGCCGCGCGCGGCTTTCTGCTGGGCGCCCCCGCCGACGACGCCGACAGGCACCGTGCGGACCTGGAGGGGGTGGCCTTCCTCGAACGGCTCGCCCTGGAACGGGTCAGGGCCCTCGGGGTGCCCGTCACAGCTCCGCTGTACGCGGCGGGCGGGGGCAGCCGCAGCCCGCTGTGGAACCGGATCCGCGCCACTGTGCTGGACCTGCCGCTCCGGGTGGCCGACCGCGCGGAGACCGCTTTCGGTGCCGCGCTGCTGGCCGCCGTCGGCACCCTGCACCCCTCGCTGGAGCAGGCCGCCGCGGTGATGGCTGGAGAAGGGCGCCTGATCGAGCCGGTCCCGGCGGAGAAGGCGGCCCTGGAAGACTCCTACGCCCGCTTCGCCGAGGAACTGACGGCGCGGGGCTGGCGGTAG
- a CDS encoding Vms1/Ankzf1 family peptidyl-tRNA hydrolase, which yields MRLDSLAPLLDRNGPWATVCTSTAQATESAGDERRLAARAAGDELLRQGADSATVEAVTGHLAALSPRTRPQGSAVFAADGDLVLDLPLTVAPERQHVAWSTLPHLAPLPELLAENPRCLTARIDRTGADFELVDAHGTHSAGQATGEEWPIHRNSTGELSERHFQLRVENTWESNAGLIAEAIERRFRETAADVLVFSGEPRERRAVHEKLPERLRAGAVETSHGGRAAGASSELLDRETARARAEYVERHTVEALAALRAAHAPGPSPAGSGTAETVPSLVEAAREHRVATLLVRPGGPDRDTEVWVGDGADQVGVRRSELQYLGAPEPASARADDALLRSALATDAEVLLAAPGEELPVGGLGALLRWSHVSHGSQEEETAAE from the coding sequence ATGCGCCTCGATTCCCTCGCACCTCTTCTCGACCGGAACGGACCGTGGGCCACCGTCTGCACAAGCACGGCGCAGGCCACCGAGAGCGCCGGGGACGAGCGGCGGCTGGCGGCCCGCGCCGCGGGGGACGAGCTGCTCCGGCAGGGCGCCGACTCCGCCACCGTCGAGGCCGTCACCGGGCACCTGGCCGCACTCTCCCCGCGCACCCGGCCGCAGGGCAGTGCGGTCTTCGCGGCGGACGGGGACCTGGTGCTGGACCTGCCGCTGACCGTGGCGCCGGAACGACAGCACGTCGCCTGGTCGACGCTGCCGCATCTCGCACCGCTGCCGGAACTGCTGGCCGAGAACCCCCGCTGTCTGACGGCACGCATCGACCGGACGGGGGCCGACTTCGAGCTGGTGGACGCACACGGGACGCACAGCGCGGGGCAGGCCACCGGCGAGGAGTGGCCCATCCACCGCAATTCCACCGGGGAGCTGTCGGAGAGGCACTTCCAGCTGCGGGTGGAGAACACCTGGGAGAGCAACGCCGGGCTGATCGCGGAGGCGATCGAGCGCCGCTTCCGGGAGACGGCCGCCGATGTGCTGGTGTTCAGCGGCGAGCCCCGGGAGCGGCGGGCCGTGCACGAGAAGCTGCCGGAGCGGTTGCGGGCCGGGGCCGTGGAGACCTCACACGGCGGCCGCGCGGCGGGCGCCTCCTCGGAGCTGTTGGACCGGGAGACGGCACGGGCCCGTGCGGAGTACGTCGAACGGCACACCGTCGAGGCGCTGGCCGCGCTGCGGGCCGCGCACGCGCCCGGCCCCTCTCCCGCGGGCTCGGGCACGGCCGAGACGGTGCCCTCACTGGTGGAGGCGGCACGGGAGCACCGGGTGGCGACGCTGCTCGTGCGGCCCGGGGGTCCGGACAGGGACACCGAGGTGTGGGTCGGCGACGGCGCTGACCAGGTAGGGGTGCGGCGCTCCGAGCTGCAGTATCTCGGAGCGCCTGAGCCCGCCTCCGCGCGGGCCGACGACGCGCTGCTGCGCAGTGCGCTGGCGACCGATGCGGAGGTGCTGCTCGCCGCGCCCGGGGAAGAGCTTCCGGTCGGCGGGCTGGGCGCCCTGCTGCGGTGGTCCCACGTGTCCCACGGGAGTCAGGAGGAGGAGACCGCCGCGGAGTGA
- a CDS encoding polysaccharide deacetylase family protein gives MHSKRGGRPATVATAAAVGTVAVGLLTAFVGTDTGASAAGRHPGWEQSVRAARAGEHAAAPAEKRSGAGRAKPKAPPRKVSRTISHHAAEGGRAVSLTLDDGPHPEWTPRTLDLLRQYHIKATFCLIGPNAERHPDLVKRIVAEGHRLCDHSVDHDTGMDHKPADYQKRQILDAKRMIDKASGGAPVHYYRAPGGAFTPTSRRVAAEHGMRPLGWIVDPGDWQLPGTDAIVRHAKEQVEDGAVILFHDGGGDRSETYQALRRLLPWLKSQGYGFSFPKA, from the coding sequence GTGCACAGCAAGCGGGGTGGCAGGCCGGCGACCGTGGCGACGGCCGCCGCGGTGGGAACCGTGGCCGTCGGGCTGCTGACGGCGTTCGTCGGGACGGACACGGGGGCCTCCGCCGCGGGCCGGCATCCGGGCTGGGAGCAGAGCGTGCGTGCCGCGCGCGCGGGCGAGCACGCCGCCGCACCGGCGGAGAAGCGGTCCGGCGCCGGGCGGGCGAAGCCCAAGGCGCCTCCGCGGAAGGTCAGCCGGACGATCAGCCACCACGCGGCGGAGGGCGGACGCGCGGTCTCACTCACCCTGGACGACGGTCCGCATCCGGAGTGGACGCCCAGGACGCTGGACTTGCTGCGGCAGTACCACATCAAGGCGACCTTCTGCCTGATAGGCCCGAACGCGGAGCGCCATCCCGATCTCGTCAAGCGGATCGTCGCGGAGGGGCACCGGTTGTGCGACCACTCCGTGGACCACGACACGGGAATGGACCACAAGCCGGCCGACTACCAGAAGCGGCAGATACTCGACGCGAAACGCATGATCGACAAGGCGTCGGGAGGTGCGCCTGTCCACTACTACCGTGCGCCGGGCGGCGCCTTCACCCCCACCAGCCGACGGGTGGCGGCCGAGCACGGGATGCGGCCGCTTGGCTGGATCGTCGACCCGGGGGACTGGCAGCTCCCGGGGACCGACGCGATAGTGCGGCACGCCAAGGAGCAGGTGGAGGACGGTGCGGTCATCCTCTTCCACGACGGGGGCGGCGACCGGTCCGAGACCTACCAGGCGCTGCGCCGGCTGCTGCCCTGGCTCAAGAGCCAGGGCTACGGCTTCAGCTTCCCGAAGGCTTGA
- a CDS encoding lytic polysaccharide monooxygenase auxiliary activity family 9 protein — MHRTSRTRRKLAALAGAGLAPVLVLGLTATPASAHGWITNPASRQAQCANGTVSCGSIKWEPQSVEGPKGLKDCAGGNERFAELRDDSKGWKVTDVGSSATFNWKLTARHRTTTWQYFIGNTKIAEFDDGGAQPPQYVSHHVGFQGFTGKQKVLAVWNVADTANAFYACVDVNIGG, encoded by the coding sequence ATGCACCGAACATCGCGTACCAGAAGGAAGTTAGCGGCCCTGGCGGGTGCCGGTCTCGCCCCGGTACTGGTTCTCGGTCTCACCGCGACCCCGGCCTCCGCGCACGGCTGGATCACCAACCCGGCCAGCAGGCAGGCCCAGTGTGCCAACGGCACCGTCTCCTGCGGCTCGATCAAGTGGGAGCCGCAGAGCGTCGAGGGCCCCAAGGGGCTCAAGGACTGTGCGGGCGGCAATGAGCGCTTCGCCGAACTGCGCGACGACAGCAAGGGCTGGAAGGTCACCGACGTCGGCAGCTCGGCCACCTTCAACTGGAAGCTGACGGCCCGGCACCGCACGACCACCTGGCAGTACTTCATCGGCAACACCAAGATCGCCGAGTTCGACGACGGGGGAGCGCAGCCTCCGCAGTACGTCTCCCACCACGTCGGATTCCAGGGCTTCACCGGTAAGCAGAAGGTGCTCGCGGTCTGGAACGTCGCGGACACCGCGAACGCCTTCTACGCCTGCGTCGACGTCAACATCGGCGGCTGA
- a CDS encoding DeoR/GlpR family DNA-binding transcription regulator, which yields MSGPGPSGGSARSRQRRRQRIAEHVVRRGTVPVGELAQAMGVSVMTVHRDLEALAARGVLRRFRGGVSALPTSVFESNLDYRLGVHVAEKEAVARAAAELVEPGMSVMLDDSTSVLALAALLRERTPLTVLTNARRVLGVFAGCEEVRLVALGGEYSRTHDAFLGVPCVEAIEAMSVDLALVSTSAMNAHMTFHQEQDVVLVKRAMLASGTRTALLMDRSKAARTALHRLCPVADFDYVVVDDGVAGGLLVELREHAEVRVAEVSDQQ from the coding sequence GTGAGCGGACCGGGTCCGTCGGGCGGCTCCGCCCGCTCCCGGCAGCGCCGCAGGCAGCGCATCGCCGAGCACGTCGTCCGGCGCGGCACGGTGCCCGTCGGCGAGCTGGCCCAGGCCATGGGTGTCAGTGTGATGACGGTGCACCGGGACCTGGAGGCACTGGCCGCGCGCGGCGTGCTGCGGCGCTTCCGCGGTGGCGTCTCCGCGCTGCCCACCAGCGTCTTCGAGAGCAACCTCGACTACCGGCTCGGTGTCCACGTGGCCGAGAAGGAGGCCGTGGCGCGGGCCGCGGCCGAGTTGGTCGAGCCGGGTATGTCGGTGATGCTGGACGACTCCACCTCGGTGCTGGCGCTGGCCGCGCTGCTGCGCGAGCGGACCCCGTTGACCGTGCTGACCAACGCCCGCCGCGTGCTGGGGGTGTTCGCGGGGTGCGAGGAGGTGCGGCTCGTCGCGCTGGGGGGCGAGTACTCCCGTACCCACGACGCGTTCCTGGGTGTTCCCTGTGTGGAGGCCATCGAGGCGATGTCGGTCGACCTGGCGCTGGTCAGCACCTCGGCGATGAACGCGCACATGACCTTCCACCAGGAGCAGGACGTGGTGCTGGTCAAGCGCGCCATGCTCGCCTCCGGTACGCGTACGGCGCTGCTGATGGACCGCTCCAAGGCCGCCCGCACGGCGCTGCACCGGCTGTGCCCGGTCGCCGATTTCGACTACGTCGTGGTGGACGACGGGGTGGCCGGCGGCCTGCTGGTCGAACTGCGGGAGCACGCCGAGGTACGGGTCGCCGAGGTGAGCGACCAGCAGTGA
- a CDS encoding PTS sugar transporter subunit IIA translates to MASLSELLPCAAIRLDTAAADWRSVVRAAGELLVTQGVSTDAYTEEMIGNLEENGPYVVVAPGLALVHARPSPAVHRTGLAWVRPAGPVVFGHPTNDPVTLVVALAAADSGAHTAAMAALAGLLADPDAEAALRTAPTPQAVHRLLAARESGGDQLPPSGPAVQRILTVCGNGVGTSLFLKNTLERVLERWGWDRHVTVEATDTVSARGRASEAAAVLTSREIAGLLGDLGVPVRVVADFTSEKEVDAVLRDTYDV, encoded by the coding sequence ATGGCGTCACTGAGCGAACTGCTGCCCTGTGCGGCGATCCGGCTGGACACCGCCGCGGCCGACTGGCGCTCGGTGGTCCGCGCCGCGGGGGAGCTGCTGGTCACGCAAGGTGTCAGTACCGACGCGTACACGGAAGAAATGATCGGGAACCTCGAGGAGAACGGGCCCTACGTCGTCGTCGCACCCGGCCTCGCCCTCGTACACGCCCGACCCTCGCCCGCGGTGCACCGGACCGGGTTGGCGTGGGTGCGGCCGGCCGGCCCCGTCGTCTTCGGCCATCCGACGAACGATCCGGTCACCCTCGTCGTCGCCCTCGCCGCGGCGGACTCCGGCGCCCACACGGCGGCCATGGCGGCCCTCGCCGGACTGCTGGCCGATCCGGACGCCGAGGCCGCGCTGCGCACCGCACCGACCCCGCAGGCCGTGCACCGGCTGCTCGCCGCGCGCGAGAGCGGCGGTGACCAGCTGCCGCCCAGCGGGCCGGCCGTGCAGCGGATCCTCACCGTCTGCGGGAACGGGGTCGGCACCAGCCTCTTCCTCAAGAACACCCTGGAGCGGGTGCTGGAGCGCTGGGGCTGGGACCGGCACGTCACCGTCGAGGCCACGGACACCGTCTCCGCGAGGGGCAGAGCATCCGAGGCCGCAGCCGTCCTCACCTCGCGCGAGATCGCCGGGCTCCTCGGCGACCTGGGCGTCCCGGTGCGGGTCGTCGCGGACTTCACCAGCGAGAAGGAGGTGGACGCCGTGCTGCGCGACACCTACGACGTCTGA
- a CDS encoding alpha/beta hydrolase: MTVRFTTSPDGTEIALERFGDGPPVVLTGGALSTRHEGLPLARELAGLGLSGVVYDRRGRGESGDTLPYAPAREAEDLAAVLGEVGTGAACAYGVSSGALIALGAAAGAGAAPGRLVLFEPPFTGAVGHPQDPARAARLAELLDRERRSDAVAYFLGEIIGLPPESVEGARRSPAWFGLTRVAHTLRYDTTMLGDATLPFGVLTAVRVPALVLSSDASTRLLQDAARAVAEALPRGEHRTVSGAFHHAPAGTLAPVVRDFLAAA; encoded by the coding sequence ATGACCGTGCGCTTCACCACCTCGCCCGACGGCACCGAGATCGCCCTCGAGCGGTTCGGGGACGGGCCGCCCGTCGTCCTGACCGGTGGCGCGCTCAGCACCCGGCACGAGGGTCTGCCGCTCGCCCGTGAACTGGCCGGCCTCGGGCTCTCCGGGGTGGTCTACGACCGCCGGGGCAGAGGCGAGAGCGGCGACACCCTGCCCTACGCCCCCGCGCGGGAGGCCGAGGACCTGGCCGCCGTCCTCGGAGAAGTCGGCACGGGAGCGGCATGCGCCTACGGCGTGTCCTCCGGTGCTCTGATCGCGCTCGGCGCGGCAGCGGGCGCCGGGGCGGCCCCCGGCAGGCTGGTGCTCTTCGAACCGCCCTTCACCGGCGCGGTGGGACACCCCCAGGATCCGGCGCGGGCGGCCCGGCTCGCCGAGCTCCTCGACCGGGAGCGGCGATCGGACGCCGTCGCGTACTTCCTGGGGGAGATCATCGGGCTGCCACCGGAGTCCGTCGAGGGCGCCCGCCGCTCCCCGGCCTGGTTTGGCCTGACGAGAGTCGCCCACACACTCCGCTACGACACCACGATGCTCGGCGACGCCACCCTCCCGTTCGGAGTCCTGACCGCTGTGCGGGTCCCCGCGCTCGTCCTCTCCAGCGACGCCAGCACGCGGCTGCTCCAGGACGCCGCGCGTGCCGTGGCGGAGGCCCTGCCCCGCGGCGAGCACCGGACGGTGTCCGGAGCCTTCCACCATGCGCCCGCCGGGACGCTGGCCCCGGTGGTGCGGGACTTCCTCGCAGCCGCCTGA